Within Methanobrevibacter sp., the genomic segment ATCTTGCACATTCTCTTGGAGTCAGCATTCTAGGATTTTTTCCGGATTGTTCTATAAGTGCTTCACTTCCATCCTTATAGTACCTTGCACTTATTGTACTTGTATATTTGCTGTCTTCATTGAACAGTGCAAATCCAAATCCGTTTCCTTTCTTTTTATGTTTCTTTTTTCGTGCCTGATGCCCTTCCCAAAGTTTGTCAGAAATTGTAAATCTCTCCCCAACTGATTCTTCTAACACATCTCCTACACAAACTTTTTCATCTATTTGTCCGACAGGATATTCAAACTCTTTAAAATTCTCAGGTAAATAATCCCTATTGAAACCTACAATTATTATTCGTTCTCTGTTTTGAGGTAAACCAAAATGATAACCGTTCAATATTTGAGGATTAGGGACATAATAATTCAGTTCATCAAGCACAGATAAAATAACTTTTATTGTATTTCCTTTATCGTGTCCACGTAACTGTTTTACATTTTCCAGCATAAATGCCTTCGGTCTTTTTTCGTTAAGTATTCTTGCAATATCAAAAAAGAGAGTTCCTCTTGTATCTTCAAAGCCTTTATGAAGCCCTGCCTGTGAAAATGGTTGGCAAGGAAATCCTGCAAGCAATATATCATGATCGGGAATGTCTTTTTCATTGACAAGAGTTATGTCTCCATCTGGAATCTCTCCATAATTAATACGGTATGTTGTTTGAGCAAACTTATCCCATTCAGAGGAATATACATTGTATCCACCATGTTTTTGAAATGGCTGTCTGATGCCTCCAATTCCTGCAAATAAATCAATTTGTGTAAATCTGCATTCTTCAATAGGCCTGTTTTTAAATAGTGGTTCAGTAGGAAAATTCATTATTTTATCATATATTTCATCAGGGACATCTAATTTTCCCATCTCCCATTCTTTTAACATTTTCTCCTGCTCTCTGGTAAAACATAAAGCATCTGAAAATTCTTTTCTTCTTATTCCCAATTTTTCTCTGACAGCAAGAATATCTTCTGATCTGCTCATTTATAACCACCTGTCCAAACCTACATTTTTATTTGGGATTTCAATAAACCACTGCTTGAATATGGCTTCAAGAACTGGAACAACTATACTGTTTCCAGATTGTTTATAAAGACTTGTATTGCTTACTAACTGGCTTGCTTTATCTATGTCTTCATCATTAACACCCATAAGTCTCCATGTTTCTTTTGGAGTGAGCCTTCTAGGTACATATTGTCCGGATTCATTAATTTTATCAGTTACAAGTTGTCTTCTGTGTTTTTTTAGAAAACTTTGAAGTGTAGTGCCTTTCCAATAGTTTGAATCGAGACAATAGCTGCATTCCTGATTAATAGGTTTATCTGTAACCTGACCATTATTCAGATAAAATTTTTCATCCACATTTTTCTCAAGAATATCCTCAAGTTTGAATTTTAATTCTATCGGTTCAGGGAAAACAAAATCTCTTTTTGATTTAAGTTCGCTAATGCAAAAGACTCGTTCTCGATTTTGGGGGATGCCATAATCTCTGGCATTTAGAATAGCCCAATTGTTTGTATATCCTAAACTTTCAAGATAATCTAAAAATTTCAAAAAATTATCTTTATGATTTTTTCCAACAAGATTTTTTACGTTTTCCATCATCAGATATTTAGGCCTTTTAGTTTCAATAATCTTACAGCATTCCCATAGTAATGATGATCTTGTTCCTGAATCCTCATTTAATCCGCACTGATATCCCGCTACAGATATATCTTGACAAGGGAATGAGTAGGTGAATAAATCAAAATCAGGTAATGTTGTCGGGTCTATTCTTTGTATATCTCCATAATTGTTAATCAGTTTGTTTGCTAAGTACATGTCTTTTAATTTTGGCAGTCGAAGCTTTCTGGCCTTGTTTTCAAAAGTTCTGTAATCTAATGGAACATTAATTTCTTCCAAATAAGAAATCATCTCTTCTTTGTCTTCAGGCACATAGTTGTCAATGTGTTTTCTTTTTTCCAAAAAATCACTATGAATAGCAGCATATGATTGAATAACATCCCCCTCTATTTCTGAGATACCCACTACCTCAAATTCAATTCCTATGTTGCGCAATGCCATTCTTTGGCTTCCATAACCCGCAAACGCTTCAAAGACTCTTAACATGTTTTTCACCAATAAATATTAATCAATATACAACATATGAAAAAATACAGAACTGTATTATGATATGTTTTTCTTAATTATAATATATTTTTAATACTATTTAAATGTTATTTTTTTGACTATTTTAACAGAACCAAAAATGTTATTTATAACCCCACACATAGTTAATATTATGGAAATAAAAGAAGAAACAAGTGTCAGATACCAAGGTAAGATTTCACTAATCACCACAATACCCAAAACATATGTTAAAGCATTAAACATAGAATCTGGCGATACAATAGAATGGATACTGAATACCGAAACAAAAACATTAGAATTAAAAATAGTTAAATAATTATTAACTTATAATAATTCATGATAACAAAGTGTCAAACATCAATAAGTAAATTCGAAGAATTCTTTGCAACATCATACAAAGATGACGTATTTGAAATATTAGAACAATATCCCACTAAAAGATCACTAATTGTTAATTATCCAACATTAGAGATTTATGATTCAGATTTAGCAGATTTATTAATTGAAAAACCTGATGAAGTTATTGAAGCAGCAAAAACAGCTATTAAAAATATTGATCCTCTTGTTAAAAGTGCTAATATCAACATTCGTTTTGAAAATTTAAATAACATGATTCAATTAAAAGACCTTAATAGCAATTACATAGGTTCTTTTGTTTCATATGATGGAATAATTGAAGAAGTTAATGAACCTGCACCTAGAATAGAAACTGGTGTCTTTGAATGTAGAGGTTGCATGAGATTACATGAAGTTGAACAAACTTCTTCAAATACAATCATAGAACCCCCATTATGTAATGAATGTGGTGGACGTTCTTTTAGATTACTTCAAGAAGAATCCGAATATGTTAACACCCAACTAATAATTACTGGAAGTAAAGACACTTCTCGCAAATTAATTGTTGTTTTTGAAGATGATTTAACTTCATGGGATAATTATAATATTGGTCAACATATTAGATTCACCGGAATTCTTAAAACATACCGTGAAGAAAAAAATGGAAGATTTAACTTTTATTTATATTGCAATCATATTGAGAGATTATCTGAAGAATTATTCATCGAAGAAGAAGATGAAGAAATGGAAAAAGAATATGGAGTTAGAGACAGCCCAGAATATAATGCATGGCGATTAGAAGTAGTTTCAAGAGATAAAGTTTGTCAATGCTGCGGTTCTGAAAAATATCCTGTAGCTCATCATGTTTTTAGTTATGAAAATTATCCTAAACTTCGTGTTGACCCCAATAATGGTATAAGGTTATGTAAATGGTGTCATGGAAAATATCATAGTCATTATGGCATAACTAATGCAAATCCAAAGACATATGCAGAATTTATAAACAGATTTGGAACTAAATAAAATTTAATCAAACCATCACTATTCTAAATTTTTAACTACCTGCTCACCTTTTTCAGTATGCCTGTACAACCTACCTTTTCTAACTTCAGGATTAATACATTCAACCAACTCATGCTCCTTCAACTCACCCAGTATTTTTGAGATATGGTTTGTCCTTATCCCTGAATCTCTGGCAATGTTGCTTGGTATTTTTACTTCACCATCCAGTGCCTTCATCACTTTTGTCCTATATTGTGATATTTGCACGTAACTGATTTCTGTCAACATTTCGTCACTTAGTTCCATCATAATCACTCTTATCTAATGTTATTAACTTCTTACAAAATAAATTGTATCTTCATCATAGCTACTTAATGCGTCATATGCTGCCTGAGTCATAAAGCGGAACTTACCAAAGACTCCATAATCAACACCCATATAGACAGGTCCTGAAGATTTTGCCAAATACATTTGTATACTTCCTGAATGTTTTAATGGTATCACTGAATATGGATCAAGTGATTCTGTATCCCAAGAACTTCCGTTGTATTCTTTAATGGCCATGACAGAGCTTGTACAAATAGCTACACGATAACCTTTGCTAACTCCTGTTGGTAATGTTGTTGTGGTTTGTATTTTATCGACTGGTAGTTTCCAACCTGCTTCCTCATCACTGCCTTGGCCAGTATCACCTTTAGCACCTGTGTCTCCCTTATCTCCTTTGTCACCTTTACTTCCTGTTGCTCCAGTATCACCAGTTGCCCCTTTTAGACTTGCTAATTGTTCTGGTGTAAAGTCATCGAAAGTGAATGCCTCACCAGTGTTTCCTGTATCTCCTTTAACTCCTTGAGGTCCAGTATCGCCCTTGAGTTCATCAAATGATATTGTTGCTGAACCATCTTCTGTTGTGATTACAATTTGGCCAGTAGAATGGTCGACATTAACGATTGGTGAAAAGCCACTAGAACCTGTATCTCCAGTATCACCTTTAACCCCTTGTAGGCCTGTTTCACCTTTGTCTCCTTTTTCTCCTTTTATATTTCCTACGTTTTCCCAAACTGTACCATTCCAGACATATAATGATCCGTTTACTAAATAGCTGTCTCCATCATTACCGGTTGGATGTTCAGCTATTAATTCCTCGTAAGTGTTATACGAACCTTTAATAGTAATGCCAGCACCAGTAGCTCCAGTGTCACCAGTTGGCCCGGTTGGTCCAGTATCACCAGTAGCTCCTGTATCTCCAGTATCTCCTTTAGGTCCTTGTTCTCCTTTTTGGCCAGTTGCTCCAGTCTCACCCTTGTCTCCTTTACTACCTTTCTCACCAGTATCTCCCTTATCACCTTTATCACCTTTGGCTCCGGTTTCACCAGTATCCCCTTTGATGGAACCTGCGTTAGCCCATCCGTTTTCGTTCCAATAGTAATAGCTGCCATCGACTATATATGCATCACCTAAAGAACCTGAAGGGTGAACTGCAATAAATTCTGAATAGCTATTGTAGTGTCCTTTTATTATTGTTCCTATCCCTATGTCTCCGGTATCTCCTTTAGGTCCTGTATCGCCAGTTACTCTGCCGATTTCTATCCAATTTGTTTTCTCTGCCATATTCTCACATCATCTTTTTAATCATCAAATATTTCCATATTAATATCTCTAATTCTATTATTGGATTTATTGGCCATGAATCCCATTTGAATAGGTTCCTGAAAAC encodes:
- the dcm gene encoding DNA (cytosine-5-)-methyltransferase, which encodes MSRSEDILAVREKLGIRRKEFSDALCFTREQEKMLKEWEMGKLDVPDEIYDKIMNFPTEPLFKNRPIEECRFTQIDLFAGIGGIRQPFQKHGGYNVYSSEWDKFAQTTYRINYGEIPDGDITLVNEKDIPDHDILLAGFPCQPFSQAGLHKGFEDTRGTLFFDIARILNEKRPKAFMLENVKQLRGHDKGNTIKVILSVLDELNYYVPNPQILNGYHFGLPQNRERIIIVGFNRDYLPENFKEFEYPVGQIDEKVCVGDVLEESVGERFTISDKLWEGHQARKKKHKKKGNGFGFALFNEDSKYTSTISARYYKDGSEALIEQSGKNPRMLTPRECARLQGFPEDFIIPVSNAQSYKQFGNSVCIPVIEAVAIAMLDYLGEYNIL
- a CDS encoding DNA cytosine methyltransferase; this translates as MLRVFEAFAGYGSQRMALRNIGIEFEVVGISEIEGDVIQSYAAIHSDFLEKRKHIDNYVPEDKEEMISYLEEINVPLDYRTFENKARKLRLPKLKDMYLANKLINNYGDIQRIDPTTLPDFDLFTYSFPCQDISVAGYQCGLNEDSGTRSSLLWECCKIIETKRPKYLMMENVKNLVGKNHKDNFLKFLDYLESLGYTNNWAILNARDYGIPQNRERVFCISELKSKRDFVFPEPIELKFKLEDILEKNVDEKFYLNNGQVTDKPINQECSYCLDSNYWKGTTLQSFLKKHRRQLVTDKINESGQYVPRRLTPKETWRLMGVNDEDIDKASQLVSNTSLYKQSGNSIVVPVLEAIFKQWFIEIPNKNVGLDRWL
- a CDS encoding transcriptional regulator, whose amino-acid sequence is MMELSDEMLTEISYVQISQYRTKVMKALDGEVKIPSNIARDSGIRTNHISKILGELKEHELVECINPEVRKGRLYRHTEKGEQVVKNLE
- a CDS encoding AbrB/MazE/SpoVT family DNA-binding domain-containing protein — its product is MEIKEETSVRYQGKISLITTIPKTYVKALNIESGDTIEWILNTETKTLELKIVK